A section of the Streptomyces xinghaiensis S187 genome encodes:
- a CDS encoding TadE/TadG family type IV pilus assembly protein, with the protein MRHIRSRLREDRGSEAIQAAIVTPLLIMFLCSAVAAGRIVMAGTKADAAAEDAAREASLSRSAGAAQSAARAAAEESLAGQGVDCADIGIRVDTSGLTVPVGTVGTVTVTVRCTVGLSDLLLPGVPGSRTLESSFTSVVDQYRQREN; encoded by the coding sequence GTGAGGCACATCAGGAGCCGTTTGCGGGAGGACCGGGGCAGTGAGGCCATCCAGGCCGCGATCGTCACCCCCCTGCTGATCATGTTCCTGTGTTCGGCCGTGGCGGCCGGGCGCATCGTCATGGCGGGGACGAAAGCCGACGCGGCGGCCGAGGACGCGGCGCGGGAGGCTTCCCTCTCCCGGAGCGCCGGCGCAGCGCAGAGCGCCGCCCGCGCGGCCGCGGAGGAGTCCCTGGCCGGCCAGGGGGTGGACTGCGCGGACATCGGTATCCGGGTGGACACCAGCGGGCTGACCGTGCCCGTCGGCACGGTCGGCACGGTCACGGTCACCGTCCGGTGCACCGTGGGGCTGTCCGACCTGCTGCTGCCGGGGGTGCCCGGCTCCCGGACGCTGGAGTCCTCCTTCACCAGCGTGGTGGACCAGTACCGGCAGCGGGAGAACTGA
- a CDS encoding TadE family protein: protein MASWSRLRRRCRGDRGDASVQMAIVFPFVIIVTVAVVQASQWYFAREIALTAAREGLAAARTYGAGPGDGAARARSVLNRIAGDSLRGAAVSTAGSDGQRIRIQVSGRAPSMLPGIADLTITQSASGPVERWTNPEG from the coding sequence ATGGCCTCTTGGAGCCGCTTGCGACGCAGGTGCCGGGGTGACCGGGGCGATGCGAGCGTGCAGATGGCGATCGTGTTCCCGTTCGTCATCATCGTCACGGTCGCCGTGGTGCAGGCCTCCCAGTGGTACTTCGCCCGGGAGATCGCCCTGACCGCCGCCCGGGAAGGGCTGGCCGCGGCCCGCACCTACGGGGCCGGGCCCGGTGACGGGGCGGCCCGGGCCCGGTCGGTGCTGAACCGCATCGCCGGGGACAGCCTCCGGGGCGCGGCGGTGTCCACGGCCGGCAGCGACGGGCAGCGCATCCGGATCCAGGTCTCCGGGCGGGCCCCCTCCATGCTGCCGGGCATTGCCGACCTGACCATCACCCAGTCCGCGTCCGGCCCGGTGGAGCGCTGGACCAACCCGGAGGGTTGA
- a CDS encoding type II secretion system F family protein: MTWLLAAVCGMAVSGGVLGLVLGLRGTSAPPRPGMLSRWRARAGRGGSSAQRARRQGRLLAGGVAAAVVWLVTGVFVGAVLAGLAVVGVPWLLSPTKSASARIGQLEALAEWTQRLAGFLRLGMGLEQAMINSRKGAPAELEEPIGDLADRLQVGWRPDDALRELGNQLGDVTADKVVAALILSASDRGPGLAQVLEDLAESVREEVAKRRHIEADRAKPRTTVRWMTIITIGVVAAGFLVPGYTAPYGTLLGQLVLALLCAGFVGVLAWMRSLADYRPIPRFLVDDPRSRVRAPAPPETAEAR, translated from the coding sequence GTGACGTGGTTGCTGGCCGCCGTGTGCGGCATGGCGGTCTCCGGCGGTGTCCTCGGCCTGGTGCTCGGCCTGCGCGGAACCAGTGCCCCTCCGCGCCCGGGGATGCTGTCCCGCTGGCGGGCCCGGGCCGGGCGGGGCGGCAGCTCCGCCCAGCGGGCCCGGCGGCAGGGGCGGCTGCTGGCCGGGGGTGTGGCGGCGGCCGTGGTGTGGCTGGTGACCGGGGTGTTCGTGGGTGCCGTCCTGGCCGGGCTCGCCGTGGTCGGGGTGCCCTGGCTGCTGTCACCGACGAAGTCGGCGTCGGCACGGATCGGGCAGCTGGAGGCGCTGGCGGAATGGACCCAGCGTCTGGCGGGCTTCCTGCGGCTGGGCATGGGCCTGGAACAGGCAATGATCAACAGCCGGAAGGGCGCCCCGGCCGAGCTGGAGGAGCCGATCGGGGACCTGGCCGACCGGCTCCAGGTCGGCTGGCGACCGGACGATGCCCTGCGGGAACTCGGCAACCAGCTCGGTGACGTGACCGCGGACAAGGTCGTCGCGGCGCTGATCCTCTCCGCGTCCGACCGCGGCCCGGGCCTGGCCCAGGTCCTGGAAGACCTCGCGGAGTCGGTGCGGGAGGAGGTGGCCAAGCGGCGGCACATCGAGGCCGACCGGGCCAAGCCGCGGACGACGGTGCGGTGGATGACGATCATCACCATCGGGGTGGTGGCGGCCGGGTTCCTCGTCCCCGGCTACACCGCCCCCTACGGCACACTGCTGGGCCAGCTCGTGCTGGCGCTGCTGTGCGCCGGCTTCGTCGGGGTCCTGGCATGGATGCGGAGCCTGGCCGACTACCGGCCGATCCCCCGCTTCCTCGTGGACGATCCGCGCAGCCGGGTCCGGGCCCCCGCGCCGCCCGAAACGGCGGAGGCGCGATGA
- a CDS encoding carbamoyltransferase C-terminal domain-containing protein: protein MTYILGVNAGFGVFHDPAACLVDGHGRVLAFIEEERLNRVRHSPGVKAPALAVDRCLETAGIKAADVDAVAVGWDEPRMSDRHGTHWHYDSPRHLLSQLGFYERRLPDLQFVPHHQAHAASAFHASPYHQAAVLVVDGNGEDECISIYRARRGEPLVRLDRWPQVFSLGHLYEAASHWLGLGRRGAGKTMGLAAYGGGQDMPDPGWLTIGWDGLVSTLGTDTSQDYDATKDRWRKRIRRFAGAAGPAQPIGKLDTDPNAVKVAAAAQATVETVMSWMAGQARTMTGITHLCIAGGVGLNCAANGRLPGPLYVPPVPHDAGVALGAAWSLAAPREPTVFHAYTGGWPGPLPAGTDSATTHELDPDRVADLLADGRIVGVCRGRSEAGPRALCHRSFLASPVTAGMRQRMNSLKRREPWRPFGPVTHADPGLWEPAGHLERYMIGATRLTAKGAAAVPAVAHADGTTRPQRLDRGQEDFVATVLDALVQRGHPPVLLNTSLNGPGEPLVETTEQALRCARRLGADALVTDHALLLIKREQTAAAA from the coding sequence ATGACCTACATCCTGGGAGTCAACGCAGGGTTCGGCGTCTTCCACGACCCCGCCGCCTGCCTGGTCGACGGGCACGGCAGAGTGCTGGCGTTCATCGAGGAGGAGCGGCTGAACCGGGTCCGCCACTCGCCCGGGGTGAAGGCCCCGGCGCTGGCGGTTGACCGGTGCCTGGAAACCGCCGGGATCAAGGCGGCCGACGTCGATGCCGTGGCCGTGGGCTGGGACGAACCGCGCATGAGCGACCGCCACGGCACCCACTGGCACTACGACAGCCCCCGCCACTTGCTCAGCCAGCTCGGCTTCTACGAGCGGCGACTGCCGGACCTGCAGTTCGTCCCGCACCACCAGGCGCACGCCGCCTCAGCCTTCCACGCCAGCCCGTACCACCAGGCGGCCGTCCTGGTGGTCGACGGCAACGGTGAGGACGAGTGCATCTCCATCTACCGGGCCCGCCGCGGCGAGCCACTGGTGCGGCTGGACCGCTGGCCACAGGTCTTCAGCCTCGGCCACCTGTACGAGGCGGCCAGCCACTGGCTGGGACTGGGCCGGCGGGGCGCCGGGAAGACGATGGGCCTGGCCGCCTACGGCGGCGGCCAGGACATGCCGGATCCCGGGTGGCTGACCATCGGCTGGGACGGACTGGTCTCCACCCTGGGCACTGACACCAGCCAGGACTACGACGCGACCAAGGACCGCTGGCGCAAACGCATCCGCCGCTTCGCCGGCGCCGCCGGCCCGGCCCAGCCCATCGGGAAGCTGGACACCGATCCGAACGCAGTGAAGGTCGCCGCGGCCGCGCAGGCCACCGTCGAGACCGTGATGAGCTGGATGGCCGGCCAGGCCCGGACGATGACCGGCATCACGCACCTGTGCATCGCCGGGGGAGTCGGCCTGAACTGCGCGGCCAACGGCCGCCTGCCCGGCCCTCTGTACGTGCCGCCGGTCCCGCACGACGCTGGGGTGGCGCTCGGCGCCGCCTGGTCCCTCGCAGCCCCCCGCGAGCCAACCGTCTTCCACGCCTACACCGGCGGCTGGCCCGGCCCGCTCCCCGCCGGCACCGACAGCGCCACCACGCACGAGCTGGACCCCGACCGCGTGGCGGACCTGCTGGCCGATGGCCGCATCGTCGGCGTGTGCCGGGGCCGCAGCGAGGCCGGCCCCCGCGCGCTGTGCCACCGATCCTTCCTGGCCTCCCCGGTCACCGCCGGAATGCGGCAGCGGATGAACAGCCTCAAACGCCGTGAGCCGTGGCGCCCCTTCGGGCCGGTCACCCACGCCGACCCCGGCCTGTGGGAGCCGGCCGGGCACCTGGAGCGGTACATGATCGGCGCCACCCGCCTCACGGCGAAAGGTGCCGCCGCAGTGCCTGCAGTGGCACACGCCGACGGCACGACCCGCCCGCAGCGTCTGGACAGGGGACAGGAGGACTTCGTGGCCACCGTTCTGGACGCTCTGGTCCAGCGCGGCCACCCGCCGGTACTGCTGAACACCAGCCTCAACGGACCTGGCGAACCGCTGGTGGAAACCACCGAGCAGGCCTTGAGGTGTGCACGGCGGCTCGGCGCGGACGCCCTCGTAACCGACCACGCGCTGCTGCTGATCAAACGCGAGCAGACGGCGGCCGCGGCATGA
- the hisG gene encoding ATP phosphoribosyltransferase, translating into MLRIALPNKGSLSGPAGAMLHEAGYRQRSDSKELVVVDEQNDVEFFYLRPRDIAVYVGSGQLDIGITGRDLLLDSAAAAEEVLQLGFARSTFHFAGTPGTAESVHDLAGMTIATSYPGVVAKHLADQGVHAGNIVRLDGAVETSLRLGVAQVIADVVETGTTLAHLGLVVIGEPLMESEAIVIRPAGADTTNEAVQRFLRRLQSVQVARSYVMMDYDIRMEDVEAAVALTPGLESPTVSPLHKQGWAAVRAMVPADQAQHIMDKLETVGARAILTTRIHACRV; encoded by the coding sequence ATGCTGCGCATCGCTCTGCCCAACAAAGGTTCCCTTTCCGGACCAGCGGGCGCGATGCTCCATGAAGCCGGATACCGCCAGCGAAGTGACTCCAAAGAGCTCGTCGTCGTCGACGAGCAGAACGACGTCGAGTTCTTCTACCTGCGCCCCCGCGACATCGCCGTCTACGTCGGCTCCGGCCAGCTCGACATCGGCATCACCGGCCGCGACCTCCTGCTGGACTCCGCCGCGGCGGCTGAAGAAGTCCTGCAACTGGGCTTCGCCCGCTCCACCTTCCACTTCGCCGGCACCCCCGGGACCGCCGAATCGGTGCACGACCTGGCTGGGATGACGATCGCCACCTCCTACCCCGGCGTGGTGGCCAAGCACCTGGCCGACCAAGGCGTCCACGCCGGGAATATCGTCCGTCTCGACGGCGCGGTGGAGACCTCGCTGCGGCTCGGCGTCGCCCAGGTGATCGCCGACGTCGTCGAAACCGGAACGACACTGGCCCACCTGGGCCTGGTGGTCATCGGCGAACCGCTGATGGAATCCGAAGCCATCGTCATCCGCCCTGCCGGAGCGGACACCACCAACGAGGCCGTCCAGAGGTTCCTGCGCCGCCTGCAAAGCGTCCAGGTTGCCCGCTCCTACGTGATGATGGACTACGACATCCGCATGGAAGACGTGGAGGCAGCCGTGGCTCTCACGCCCGGCCTGGAGTCACCGACCGTCTCCCCGCTCCACAAGCAGGGCTGGGCGGCCGTCCGCGCCATGGTCCCGGCCGACCAGGCTCAGCACATCATGGACAAACTGGAGACCGTCGGCGCCCGCGCCATCCTGACCACCCGCATCCACGCCTGCCGAGTCTGA
- a CDS encoding SAF domain-containing protein: MSKTEQRTANPGPGETVPPQFTAGGPVAPPQVSSRRRRPGMIALSLALIAAGGAAGAVLWLESGQRTQVVTVVRPVPVGQQITERDLGRAAIALDPAVKAVTSAESVIGKRAAVELTPGSLLSPAEVTDTSLVADGEALVPIGLKPEQVPATDLAPGQPVQIVQVPGPDQEPEESTAQPSTIAAKVVKVGEPSPGTGTVVVDVAAPATDAPALAAWASSGNVRLIVDSRDGS, encoded by the coding sequence TTGAGCAAGACCGAGCAGCGGACGGCGAACCCCGGACCAGGGGAGACGGTACCCCCGCAGTTCACCGCCGGCGGCCCCGTGGCGCCGCCGCAGGTCTCCAGCCGCCGCCGCAGGCCCGGGATGATCGCCTTGTCGCTGGCGCTGATCGCCGCGGGCGGCGCCGCCGGCGCGGTGCTGTGGCTGGAGAGCGGGCAGCGCACACAGGTCGTCACCGTGGTACGCCCGGTGCCGGTCGGCCAGCAGATCACCGAGCGGGACCTGGGGCGGGCGGCGATCGCCTTGGATCCCGCGGTCAAGGCGGTCACCTCCGCGGAAAGCGTGATCGGCAAGCGGGCGGCAGTGGAGCTCACCCCCGGATCGCTGCTGTCGCCGGCCGAGGTCACTGATACGTCGCTGGTCGCCGATGGGGAGGCCCTGGTCCCGATCGGCCTCAAGCCCGAGCAGGTGCCGGCCACGGATCTCGCACCCGGGCAGCCGGTGCAGATCGTGCAGGTGCCCGGCCCCGATCAGGAACCGGAGGAATCGACCGCCCAGCCGTCGACCATCGCCGCGAAGGTCGTGAAGGTCGGCGAGCCGTCCCCCGGCACCGGCACGGTCGTGGTGGACGTGGCGGCGCCCGCCACCGACGCTCCGGCGCTGGCTGCCTGGGCTTCGAGTGGCAACGTGCGGCTGATCGTCGACTCCCGGGACGGCTCCTGA
- a CDS encoding TadE/TadG family type IV pilus assembly protein, with amino-acid sequence MTRAARSDEGGVAIFVAICVVALLAIIGLVVDGGGKLRAMERADAVATEAARAGGQAIDPGQAIPGDAIVADPAAARAAAQNYLRRAGVSGRVTVSGNGKNLTVTTRTSYATRFLTVVGIGSLPVSGHGQASLLHGVAVPQEGP; translated from the coding sequence ATGACCCGCGCCGCACGGTCCGATGAGGGAGGCGTCGCGATTTTCGTGGCCATCTGCGTCGTGGCCCTCTTGGCCATCATCGGCCTGGTCGTCGACGGCGGCGGGAAACTCCGCGCCATGGAACGGGCCGATGCCGTCGCCACCGAAGCCGCCCGCGCCGGCGGTCAGGCCATCGACCCCGGGCAGGCCATCCCCGGCGACGCGATCGTCGCCGACCCGGCCGCCGCCCGGGCCGCCGCCCAGAACTATCTGCGCCGGGCCGGCGTGTCCGGCCGTGTCACCGTCTCCGGCAACGGCAAGAACCTGACGGTGACCACCCGCACCAGCTACGCCACCCGGTTCCTGACCGTGGTGGGGATCGGCTCCCTGCCGGTCTCCGGCCACGGCCAGGCATCGCTCCTGCACGGGGTGGCCGTTCCCCAGGAAGGCCCCTGA
- a CDS encoding LysM peptidoglycan-binding domain-containing protein, with translation MTPHPRSPARPRGPRSLPTVLRGLGSLLLLLAAVGGLPILLAWATPVLWRSSEGQLVHLLDRQDTGGLFLLVLLAVAWGSWAHFVFCVAAEIPAQLRGRTRAPGGWALNRRAAATLVGGILMLLPAGTALATPAPAAAAAEPHSPAADPPQPEDQQERQNRVREAEPQQRLYTVREMRPAESLWSIAERELGDGERWVEIADANAGRTMPDGALFSADEFLQPGWVLHLPDSGPAPQGGRTAESVTVRPGDSLSGIAERELGDASRWPQIFEENRGEPQPGGKVFTDPDRIYPGQELDLPASAKPGGPGQHDRPPRRDDGSPPQDVPSGPPAPEAPPSAEGTGEDGSKDGGGAEAGAETTPQGPGQPRDGAGPEVGGGQESRRPAPPDPQESRGAPEADRPDDSADEGGISGRVLGGIGVLLASVLVAGIALKRILQQRRRKPGETIAMPAETSRLEQALTTSADQATTEFLDRALRTLAHHVVADGAEELPGLRGARVTAATVEILPEDLTAAPLPPFGPGEDGWWTLTDRERLLPAEEARDVAAPYPGLVTVGSGEDGSLYLVNLPQAGAVLLEGPEEAVQEVCTAVVLEAGMSPWADQAEILVTGCGAELPRLLPAARVRHVPSLGAAVRDLGERMLEAHQEQDPGGVLPWMLICATRAEADEAWQLAEALEAARSLPVAVVLPARETASLLRAAEVLRADAREAQHVQVLGARVQLQRVEADVYRQLVATLAVAEEPARPATGDWQHVPSEPARTATPSSPSSRPAPDPGREGSGEGGGLQGDAAPALLAAVQDPSALRLLPAPAAPGDDQAQSAADPGDTPGTPGASGAVPGREDAAAAAREGSGADKPAAEPVDLHSPEIRVLGPLEVPGLGTTGHGPRLAALAALLYFRPGRDAGAVCEAMDPVNPWSTSTLTSRMHGLRSRLGTDPQGLPYVPRRSSGSDPYRLHPAVRCDWDAFRRLASRGLKAGPAGLPHLENALALVRGRPFGSRPPAWAAPLQQEMISRIVDVAHTVALYRRAPGPDQDLDAARRALAVGIECEETAEVLYRGWMLVEHAAGSRSGLHTAITRLQQVMRHYDLDLEPETEELIAELLADQPRPVRRAGNS, from the coding sequence ATGACACCTCACCCACGCTCTCCGGCGCGCCCGCGCGGGCCGCGATCACTGCCCACTGTCCTGCGCGGCCTGGGCAGCCTGCTGCTGCTCCTGGCCGCGGTCGGCGGTCTGCCGATACTCCTGGCGTGGGCGACACCGGTGCTGTGGCGCAGCAGCGAGGGCCAGTTGGTGCATCTGCTGGACCGGCAGGACACCGGTGGGCTGTTCCTGCTGGTGCTGCTGGCCGTCGCCTGGGGGAGCTGGGCCCACTTCGTCTTCTGTGTCGCCGCCGAGATCCCCGCCCAGCTCCGGGGCCGCACCCGGGCCCCGGGGGGCTGGGCTCTCAACCGCCGTGCGGCCGCCACCCTGGTGGGCGGCATCCTGATGCTGCTGCCGGCCGGCACCGCGCTGGCCACACCAGCCCCCGCAGCCGCGGCCGCCGAGCCGCACTCCCCCGCCGCCGACCCTCCCCAGCCGGAAGACCAGCAAGAGCGGCAGAACAGGGTGCGGGAGGCGGAACCTCAGCAGCGTCTCTACACCGTGCGGGAGATGCGCCCGGCCGAGTCATTGTGGTCGATCGCCGAGCGGGAGCTGGGCGACGGTGAGCGGTGGGTGGAGATCGCGGACGCCAACGCGGGGCGCACCATGCCCGACGGCGCGCTCTTCAGCGCGGATGAGTTCCTCCAGCCCGGCTGGGTCCTGCACCTGCCCGACAGCGGGCCGGCCCCGCAGGGCGGCCGCACGGCGGAGAGTGTGACGGTGCGGCCGGGCGACAGTCTCTCCGGGATCGCCGAGCGCGAGCTGGGCGATGCCAGCCGGTGGCCGCAGATCTTCGAGGAGAACCGAGGTGAACCGCAGCCCGGCGGCAAGGTGTTCACCGACCCGGACCGCATCTATCCCGGCCAAGAGCTCGACCTCCCCGCATCGGCGAAACCCGGCGGCCCGGGCCAACACGACCGGCCACCACGCCGCGACGACGGCTCCCCGCCACAGGACGTCCCCTCCGGTCCGCCCGCTCCCGAGGCCCCTCCCTCGGCGGAGGGCACCGGTGAGGATGGAAGCAAGGACGGCGGCGGGGCAGAGGCCGGCGCCGAGACCACACCGCAGGGGCCGGGGCAGCCGCGCGACGGGGCCGGCCCCGAGGTCGGCGGCGGCCAGGAAAGCCGCCGCCCCGCTCCGCCGGACCCGCAGGAGTCCCGGGGCGCGCCGGAAGCGGACCGGCCGGACGACAGTGCCGACGAGGGCGGGATCAGCGGCCGGGTCCTGGGCGGCATCGGGGTACTCCTGGCCTCGGTCCTGGTCGCCGGGATCGCCCTGAAACGGATCCTGCAGCAGCGCCGCCGCAAGCCGGGCGAGACGATCGCCATGCCGGCCGAGACCAGCCGCCTGGAGCAGGCGCTGACCACCAGCGCCGACCAGGCCACCACCGAGTTCCTGGACCGGGCCCTGCGGACGCTGGCCCACCACGTCGTTGCCGACGGCGCAGAGGAGCTGCCCGGGCTGCGCGGGGCCCGGGTCACCGCGGCGACGGTGGAGATCCTGCCCGAGGACCTGACCGCTGCGCCGCTGCCCCCGTTCGGGCCGGGCGAGGACGGCTGGTGGACCCTCACCGACCGCGAGCGGCTGCTGCCGGCGGAGGAGGCCCGCGACGTCGCGGCGCCGTATCCGGGTCTGGTGACCGTGGGCAGCGGCGAGGACGGCAGCCTGTACCTGGTGAATCTGCCCCAGGCCGGCGCCGTTCTCCTGGAGGGGCCCGAGGAGGCGGTCCAGGAGGTGTGCACGGCGGTGGTGCTGGAGGCGGGCATGAGCCCGTGGGCGGACCAGGCGGAGATCCTCGTCACCGGCTGCGGGGCCGAGCTGCCCCGGCTGCTGCCCGCCGCCCGGGTCCGGCATGTGCCCTCCCTCGGCGCCGCCGTACGGGATCTGGGTGAGCGGATGCTCGAGGCTCACCAGGAGCAGGATCCCGGCGGTGTGCTGCCGTGGATGCTGATCTGCGCCACCCGCGCCGAGGCTGACGAGGCCTGGCAGTTGGCGGAAGCGCTGGAGGCCGCCCGCTCGCTGCCGGTCGCGGTGGTCCTGCCCGCCCGCGAGACGGCTTCGCTGCTGCGCGCCGCGGAGGTCCTCCGCGCGGATGCCCGGGAGGCGCAGCACGTTCAGGTCCTCGGGGCCCGGGTGCAGTTGCAGCGGGTGGAGGCCGACGTTTACCGGCAGTTGGTCGCCACCCTCGCGGTCGCCGAGGAACCGGCCCGGCCGGCCACCGGCGACTGGCAGCATGTCCCCAGCGAGCCCGCCCGGACGGCGACGCCCTCCTCTCCCTCCTCCCGTCCGGCGCCCGACCCCGGCCGGGAGGGCAGCGGGGAGGGCGGTGGCCTGCAGGGAGATGCCGCGCCCGCGCTGCTGGCCGCCGTCCAGGACCCGTCCGCACTCCGGTTGCTGCCCGCCCCTGCGGCGCCGGGCGATGACCAGGCCCAGTCGGCGGCCGACCCCGGTGATACGCCGGGAACGCCCGGCGCTTCGGGAGCCGTTCCCGGCCGTGAGGACGCCGCCGCGGCCGCGAGGGAGGGCTCCGGTGCGGACAAGCCCGCCGCGGAGCCGGTGGATCTGCACTCCCCGGAGATCCGGGTGCTGGGGCCGCTGGAGGTCCCCGGCTTGGGCACCACCGGCCACGGCCCGCGGCTCGCGGCCCTGGCCGCGCTGCTGTACTTCCGCCCGGGGCGGGACGCCGGCGCGGTGTGTGAGGCGATGGACCCGGTCAATCCCTGGTCCACCTCGACTCTCACCTCCCGCATGCACGGGCTGCGGTCCCGGCTCGGCACCGACCCCCAGGGTCTCCCGTACGTGCCCCGACGCTCCAGCGGCAGCGACCCGTACCGGCTGCACCCGGCCGTACGGTGCGACTGGGACGCATTCCGCCGGCTCGCCTCCCGGGGACTGAAAGCCGGCCCGGCCGGGCTCCCCCATCTGGAGAACGCCCTGGCGCTGGTGCGGGGCCGTCCTTTCGGCAGCCGCCCCCCGGCCTGGGCCGCCCCCCTGCAGCAGGAGATGATTTCGCGGATCGTCGACGTTGCGCACACCGTGGCGCTCTACCGGCGGGCTCCCGGCCCGGACCAGGACCTGGACGCCGCCCGGCGCGCTCTGGCCGTGGGTATCGAGTGCGAGGAGACCGCTGAGGTGCTCTACCGCGGCTGGATGCTCGTGGAGCACGCGGCTGGCAGCCGCAGCGGACTGCACACGGCTATCACCCGTCTCCAGCAGGTCATGCGGCACTACGACCTTGACCTGGAGCCGGAGACCGAGGAGCTGATCGCCGAACTCCTTGCAGATCAGCCGCGCCCTGTACGCAGGGCCGGAAACAGCTGA
- a CDS encoding type II toxin-antitoxin system RelE family toxin has protein sequence MYRLKFDPSAEVVFDSLPPHVSEELTLALADACYDPLGTTRSYGEADDVMRTVVTEHAQVVLLVGHTLKTITVLQVGHLG, from the coding sequence TTGTACCGCCTCAAGTTCGATCCGTCGGCCGAGGTCGTCTTCGACTCGCTACCGCCACACGTCAGCGAAGAGCTCACCCTGGCTCTGGCCGACGCCTGCTACGACCCTCTCGGCACGACCCGCTCCTACGGGGAAGCCGACGACGTCATGCGGACGGTGGTCACCGAGCACGCCCAAGTCGTCCTCCTCGTCGGCCACACCCTCAAGACGATCACGGTGCTGCAGGTCGGCCATCTCGGATGA
- a CDS encoding CpaF/VirB11 family protein, with the protein MRGRPLHPNPVVPGAVGSLSPRQHDPRTAVTGNGNGQAGAAGLGVLGAAVPQVTVDHQVARHIKTQVGKQLAQARKANPAMSPASQEQQARRWINDAVAVWSDAVAAERGVSPSAAEDAALARTVFDLLFRAGRLQPHLDNPRVENIFINGHEEVWLDFGGGRRERAEPVADSEEELLALLEDLARNSGQSERSLSTARPMLALRLPDGSRLQAFTGVSPKTYVTIRRHRVWDVDLDGLVKLGTLDTTLAQFLRACIRAEKNVMIAGEQAAGKTSLLRALLKEFDPDERFATVETEFELFAHTNSYHRQVIALEGRESNGERGPDGRGVGEITLLDLLHPALRMSLSRVVVGEVRGPEVVAMMQALTSGKGGNLCTLHARRPQVVFDRIAELYALADGNLSEQLAYRQIANGLDFIVYVSLIDETKTGGQRHRFVSHVLEVTGMGENGRPATNEIFAPAPEQGEPRAVPRMHPACSEDLRRAGFSPHLLDQPYGAWDQTLALKVGSL; encoded by the coding sequence GTGCGCGGTAGGCCCTTGCACCCCAACCCCGTGGTCCCGGGCGCCGTCGGCAGTCTCTCTCCCCGGCAGCACGACCCCCGCACGGCGGTGACGGGAAACGGGAACGGTCAGGCCGGCGCGGCCGGGCTGGGCGTCCTCGGTGCCGCGGTGCCGCAGGTGACGGTGGACCACCAGGTGGCCCGCCACATCAAGACCCAGGTGGGCAAGCAGCTGGCACAGGCCCGCAAGGCCAACCCGGCGATGAGCCCTGCCAGCCAGGAGCAGCAGGCCCGCAGGTGGATCAACGATGCCGTCGCCGTGTGGTCGGACGCGGTCGCCGCCGAGCGGGGGGTGAGCCCATCTGCGGCCGAGGACGCGGCGCTGGCCCGCACGGTGTTCGATCTGCTGTTCCGCGCCGGCCGGCTTCAGCCGCACCTGGACAACCCGCGGGTGGAGAACATCTTCATCAACGGGCACGAGGAGGTGTGGCTGGACTTCGGCGGCGGGCGGCGGGAGCGGGCTGAGCCGGTCGCCGATTCCGAGGAGGAGCTCCTGGCGCTGCTGGAGGACCTGGCGCGAAATTCAGGGCAGAGCGAGCGGTCCCTGTCCACCGCGCGGCCCATGCTGGCGCTGCGGCTTCCCGACGGGTCGCGGCTGCAGGCCTTCACGGGGGTGAGCCCGAAGACGTATGTGACGATCCGCCGGCACCGGGTGTGGGACGTCGACCTGGACGGGCTGGTGAAACTCGGCACGCTGGACACGACGCTGGCCCAGTTCCTGCGGGCGTGTATCCGTGCGGAGAAGAACGTGATGATCGCCGGGGAGCAGGCGGCGGGCAAGACGTCGCTGCTGCGGGCCCTGCTGAAGGAGTTCGACCCCGACGAGCGGTTCGCCACGGTGGAGACCGAGTTCGAGCTGTTCGCACACACCAACAGCTACCACCGGCAGGTCATCGCCTTGGAGGGGCGGGAGTCCAACGGCGAGCGCGGGCCGGACGGCCGAGGGGTCGGTGAGATCACGCTGCTGGACCTGCTGCACCCGGCGCTGCGGATGTCGCTGTCCCGGGTGGTCGTCGGCGAGGTGCGCGGCCCGGAGGTCGTGGCGATGATGCAGGCGCTGACCAGCGGCAAGGGCGGCAATCTGTGCACCCTGCACGCCCGCCGCCCTCAGGTGGTCTTCGACCGGATCGCCGAGCTGTACGCGCTGGCCGACGGCAACCTCTCCGAGCAGTTGGCCTACCGGCAGATCGCGAACGGTCTGGACTTCATCGTCTACGTCTCCCTGATCGACGAGACGAAGACCGGCGGGCAGCGGCACCGGTTCGTCTCCCACGTACTGGAGGTGACCGGGATGGGGGAGAACGGCCGGCCCGCCACCAACGAGATCTTCGCTCCCGCCCCGGAGCAGGGTGAGCCGCGCGCGGTGCCGCGGATGCACCCGGCGTGTAGTGAGGACCTGCGTCGTGCCGGGTTCTCCCCGCACCTGCTGGATCAGCCGTACGGGGCGTGGGATCAGACGTTGGCGCTGAAGGTGGGGTCCTTGTGA